In one Alosa alosa isolate M-15738 ecotype Scorff River chromosome 14, AALO_Geno_1.1, whole genome shotgun sequence genomic region, the following are encoded:
- the LOC125307639 gene encoding uncharacterized protein LOC125307639, which yields MCVCEGTGLIKTVFQTRMKTVLGLLVLLAASTHGLDSMCNATQNAACYGALGGPVYLQLMKNASGHDLSLQLYWGNNKLFIMRKLTPVFTNQSFSVTWQFVPDNGTMIINPAETRDAGTYRVQIIEEATGKSVGDHTVQLIIEAPVSGVDLSISCSANGERSLRCSSNGDSPQYSWSLDGRPLGEADADLSSDNQPLLLRGNVTGQLTCSVRNHVSSKHTTRLMELCYGASTTVSVTPANHTLPSAHTERPVSVIYVSSFLVFILVCLCVAAWMFYIWRKRRNTHTPVKEDPDDVVYVKVTSNTRRSDMQGVEAQEVVYSDVATGEQEEQMQEQEASSR from the exons GTCTGGACTCCATGTGTAATGCTACTCAGAATGCTGCATGTTATGGGGCTCTGGGAGGACCTGTCTACCTGCAGCTGATGAAGAACGCCAGTGGACATGACCTGAGCCTCCAGTTATACTGGGGAAATAACAAACTCTTCATAATGAGAAAATTAACACCGGTGTTCACTAATCAATCATTTAGTGTGACGTGGCAGTTTGTTCCTGATAACGGGACCATGATTATAAACCCTGCAGAGACGAGAGACGCAGGAACATACAGAGTCCAGATCATTGAGGAGGCAACAGGGAAATCAGTGGGAGATCACACAGTGCAGCTGATTATAGAAG CCCCTGTGTCTGGTGTGGACCTGTCAATCAGCTGCTCAGCCAATGGGGAGAGGAGTTTAAGGTGCTCCTCCAATGGGGACAGTCCTCAGTACAGCTGGTCTCTGGATGGGAGGCCCCTGGGTGAAGCTGATGCTGATCTCAGTTCAGATAACCAGCCTCTCCTGCTGAGGGGGAATGTGACTGGACAACTCACCTGCAGCGTCAGGAACCACGTCAGCAGCAAACACACCACCAGACTGATGGAGCTCTGCTATG GTGCCTCCACCACTGTGTCTGTCACACCAGCTAACCACACCCTCCCCTCTGCCCACACAGAGCGCCCAGTGTCAG TGATTTATGTGTCATCCTTCCTGGTGTTCatccttgtgtgtctgtgtgttgctgcGTGGATGTTCTACATCTGGAGGAAAaggagaaatacacacacaccag taaAGGAAGACCCTGATGATGTAGTGTATGTCAAGGTGACTAGCAACACCAGAAGATCAGACatgcaag GTGTGGAAGCCCAGGAGGTGGTGTATTCTGATGTTGCCACCGGCGAACAGGAGGAGCAGATGCAAGAGCAGGAAGCCTCCAGCAGGTGA